From the Methanobacterium sp. BAmetb5 genome, the window GTCTGCTCTCCTTATTTATAGGTTGGTTCTTAATTTTATGGGGCTCTGTCAAAAACTTGGGGGTTAAATGTCAAAAAGTTTTTTCTGGTTTTGAATTTCTATTCTAATGTTTATTCGTGACATTACTCCTCTTTTAATCTTCATTAACTTCTTAACACTCTTAGGAAAGGTTTTTTGGAAGACATTTTCTATTTTATTTGAGGTTCTTTCGATATTTTCATCTTCTAAGAATGCAAAGAATGTTTTAAAGTAAGGCATCAATGAATCACAGATAATTAATTGAATAACCTTTGAATAATCGTTAATTCTATTAAAAATTTCGTTTAATTTGTTTCTAGCTTTTTTAAATGATTTACTTTCAAATAAACTGAATAATTCTAGTTTTTCTTTTTGTATTTCTTCTATTTCCTTTTTATTTAGTTTATTCTCCTTGATATACTTCTTTATGATTTTGTTAAAGTTTTTAAGTGCGTGAAATAAGCACCATTGGTGTTTAAATTCTAATTTTTCAATAATTGGTTTATATTTCTCATCTAAATCTGTAGTTATTGAAATTTTATTTATATTTCTTGTATTTTGCTCTAAAAACTCCCATATGTTCTTAGAATTCTCTTTAGAGTATATTTTATCCGCAACAATAATATTCTGTTTACTGTCGAATAAAGTAAATCTGTAATTCCAAACGCCTTTAATTTTAACCCACTCTACATCAAAAATGTAATAGCCCGAATAACTATCTTTACATTCTTTGTTTTGGTTTTCATATTCAAGTATCCAGTTTTCAATTGTTTGATGTGAAATATCGACTCCCGTATCTTTTTTAACTTTATAAGCAACATTACGCACTGATCCGAAGAATAAACCTACTAATTCAAGACATTTACTCTTAAAACCATGTGTAAAATTACTATTTTCTTCAACAATTTCGGAAATATCAGTATTAAATTTTTTACCACATTTTTTACATTTATACGCCTGAATTTCAGTTTTCACAACTCCGTCATCATAAGAATAAACTATCCTTTCTTTAAATCCATTTTTAATCACAAATTTACTGAAACACTCAGGACAAAAAGGTTCAAAGAACTCAATATGCAAAATATTCTTTTTAAACCACTTATTTAATGTTTTAGATTCATTATAATCTGTTAAAACTGATTTAAATTGATTTTCAACATATTTTGATAAATCTTCACAAAAATAGGAAAGTTTATAACCCTGATCAAACAAACTATCAACCGGAGCAAGTGTTTTTCTTTTTAGCATAGAAAATGCTATGCTCCACTTATTATAAAAGTTTTTAGTTTTTTATTTCAGAAAATAATGAGTTTAAAGAAAAATAAAATAATTGTTTATCAAAACACAAATTTCAAAAACCCTCAAGTTTTTGACAGTGTCTTTTATGGTCATCCTATTACTTAACAATTATTTTTAAATTAGCTATGATGTTAAGGAGTTCTCCTAGCTATTTAGAATTAACAGAGCTACCTATAATATTAAATCCCTTAAGTTATTAAACATTAACACGATATATTAATTGAAATAAAATAAGTATTACTCTATTTTTAGTTCACCTTACTGGTAAACGCACTGGTTTTTTGGGTTAGTTTAGAAAATTTCGTGGTGATATATGAAAAATGAGGGGTTAAACTTAAAATTTTTTAAAAAAATGCTTCCACTAAAATTGTAATGCAAATGAATGCAAATAAATGTAATGCAATGTACCTGTAATTTTTCTTAACAAACTTTGCCCGGATCCATTAATAATACGCCATAAAGGAAATATAATCAGTTATTTTCCCCTCCCTTCCCCTAAACATCTTTCCGAAAAATGCATTAATATCCTAAGATTTATAATCGATTATATTTAATTGAAAGAGTAAGGCCTAGTTAATTGAATAGTAGGGGATATTGATCCTTGGTTAGAATCAACTGGAAACTTAAACCCAATGGCAAATACATCCCGGGTACTTAAACAAAAGTACACAAATTCCCTTCATCTCCGGGAAGAGTTATTATAAAAATCCAAGTTCAGGTGTTATCATGGCTTTAAAGAGAAAAACCAGAAAACCAATTCGTTCTGCTGGTGGATATCTCTTTTGCAATTACTGCGGAGGATATTACAAACTGAAGGATGATGAGACCCTCCGGGATTATGATAAATGTGAATGCGGTAACCCCCTGGAATTCTGTAAAACCTACCAGGATTTGCAGTTAAAAAGTACCAACCTCCACCGCAATAGGGAAGTCTTCGATTCATTTCAAACCAGGTTAGTTGAAAGAAGAGAGTCTCTAATAAGCATCATTCCCCAAATAGAAGTGGATAACGATTTTTTAGATTTCAAATCCCCTGGTTCTACCCCTGAAGAGGAGGGTGTCTGGGATATAATTGACCGGGAATTCAATGCCACCAGCCAGAAAAATTACCTGAACATCATACTGGAACAGGAACGTTTGATGACAGTAATTCAGGGTAAAAAGGCCAGTGTACATAATCCCACCTTTATAGACAAAGTCACCAGGTTCTATGAGGAAACAGATCCCGGCATACTACTGGGAGCAGTTATTGTTGTGCTAATAATCATACTGATCCTGGCCGTGATGTGGAGATGAACAATCCCTCATTTTGTGAATTAAATGGACATATTCCTATTTTATATTTAGAAGGAAATAACATAATCTTAAACTAATCATGGTGTAAAAAAATGATTGTTCATCTGGAAACACCCCTAAAAAGGGAAGACACTCAAAAGTTAAGAATTAAAGATTCGGTTTACATTTCCGGAACCATCTACACGGCACGTGACAGTGCCCATAAACGCATAATTGAATCTGGTTCACCAGTGACCCTGGAAGGCGCGGTTATATTCCATGCCGGACCCATAATCAAACAGGAAGGTGAAGATTACCATATGGTGGCAGTGGGACCCACCACCAGCACCCGTATGAACCCTTATCAGGCAGAAGTACTGGATCAGGGAGCCCAGGCAGTGATCGGTAAAGGTGGAATGGATGATAACACCGCCGAAGCACTAAAACGTAATGGTGCTGTTTTCCTGGCCGCAGTGGGAGGCTGCGCTGCACTGTACGTGAGTTCAGTGGTTAAAATAAAGGGTGTGCACTGGCTGGATCTGGGTGTACCAGAAGCAGTCTGGGAACTGGAGGTCAAGGATTTCGGACCACTAATTGTCACCATGGACTCTGTCGGGAGTAACCTCTACCAAGAGGCCCGTAAAAAAAGCAACCCACAGGGATAATTACCCAGTTACCGGGATAAAAAAAATAACTCTTTTTCTAAATATTATGATCAGTATGAATCCCAGTGATGAAGTAAAAGAGAGCAAGCTCCTGGATGGTTTCATTGACACCCACATCCACACCAGTCCCGATGTCAAACCCCGATTATTAACTGATTACGAAGCTGCTCTGGAAGCAAAAGAAAGGGGAATGCGCACCATAGTGCTCAAGTCTCATGTAGAACCCACTGCTGGCCGAGCCCATCTTACCAGTATGATGACTGGATTACCAGTTATGGGTGGGGTAACCCTGAACCTCAACTTGGGGGGCTTGAACATGGAAGCAGTGCGAAGCACAGCCTTAATGGGTGGTAAAATAGTATGGCTTCCCACAGTCCATCACCAGGAAATAAAACTGGATACCGATGCCTTGGAGGAGATACTACATCTGGTGAAGGACTATGGCATGGTACTGGCCACCGGACACCTGAGCCCCCCTGAGATATTTCAAGTACTGGACCTGTGCCGCAGTCTGCAAGTGGAGAAAGTGCTGGTAAACCACCCCCTTACTCGGGTAGTGGGAGCCTCACTGGATCAACAGAAAGAAATGGCCCGCCATGCATATTTAGAACACTGCTGGGTGGCCACCATGCCCTGCCATGATAATTTAAGTCCAGAAGTCATGTTCGAAGCCATCAGGGAAGTAGGGGCCAAACACTGCATCCTGGCCACGGACTTTGGGCAGGCCCATAACCCCAGTCCAGTGCAGGGCATGCAGATGATGATAGCTAGCATGGTTAAACAGGGAATTTCCTGGGAAGAAATTATCCTCATGTGTAGTAATAACCCTGAAAACTTATTATTCAAATAATATAAAATATCTTCTCATGTTTCTATTTTAAATATCAATTTCGTTGACATACTTTTTGAGAAAATCTAAGAGGGGTTAAATTGGAAAAAAGACATCAGGAATATTTGGAATATTACCAGGCTCGATTGAAAAAATATGAACACAACCCACTGTATCCCCATTCCCAAGAATCCCAGGAAGCACTCTACCAGGCAATTGCCAGTTCAAAAAGTTTGGAAGAATGGGGTCAAAAAGTTGAAAACCAACAACTGACCCTTAAAAGTGCAATAGCCCTGGTGAAAGACAAGGAAACGGCACGGAAAAAATTTTATCAGGATCTAAATGAGCAAATAAGGTTACATGCCCCTGTAAAGATTCTGGAAATTGTTGATTCAGTAAAAACCGAGGCAGAACTCATAAACACTGTAAATAAGATTGAAGGTGAGGTGAATATTGAGATCACCCTGGACCTTTTCACCCAAGCGATTATTGATGACCTGATGATGCTGGAAGAAATAGAGGTACACCAGACTGCAGAAGTTCCCGAAGAATGGAAGAAGGAAATAAATCATGATTACCCCCAGGAACTAATTGATCAAGGACTTAAAGACTGGGTGGGGATGGTGGAACCCAATGCCCGGCAATGGGACCCCCAGTGGAAATTCAACCTGGACCTTATCTGGGAGGAAAGATACCGAAGACTGATTCCATTCCAGGATGAAGTGTTAAAAAAGCGGGTGGAACAGTTCAAAACCTACCGGGGGCTTTAAAATGCCAGTGGACAAGGTAATGGTCGATGCCATACTGGATACCTACCGCAACATGTACCGGGAAATCAGCGAGAAGGGTGTGGAAAGTGATTCATTCAAGGCCATGGGGGATGCACTTCAACGGATGGAAGCTCTGGTCATGGAAACTGATGATATAGTGGATTTCACTGCAAAACTTACCACAGAAAACCTGTTCATCCAGTTCAGCAATGCTTATTCTGAAACAATGGCTTCCATGATGAAGGGTGAATATTCTGGTAATGCTGGTGACGAAATTCTACTGGAGAAAACACTGGAAGCCTATGAAACTTCCATTAAGAATCTGGAAGGAGTACCTAATTACGAACTTTTAAAGGCCCCCATTGAAGAATTAATAAAACTGGGCAGATCAGGAATCTCTTACCCGGTATTCCTGCGCACAGCAGAAGAAAAAGGACTCAACCAGTTATTGGACGGTGATATGGTTGTGAGGGATTCCATAATAATGAACAAGACCTTTGCCGAGTTCATGCACCTTCCACTGGAAGTGGAAAAACAGGAAAGGTTACTTAAAATCCACGATGAACTGGTGGCTGATTCACCATTCAAGGTTGTGGATAGCTTCCAATTTGGACTGGAAAGGGAAAGACTAGACTGGAAGTACGCACCTCTTACAAATGCGTGGAATATAACCATACGTTTGTGGGATAAGATGCTGATGAATGTTTACGACTGGCTGGATTCATTTGGAAGTTTTGCACCTCATGATGAACGATGGGCTGATTTAAGGGGTCAAACCTTCACCATGAGAAATATTAAACGCACCCAGGAATGTAATCCGGGTATTTTCAGATCCCGGGAAAAAGTGCTGCAGGATTACTTCCAGCTAAGCTGGGAGGACCTATTCCGGCATGAAACCTTCTTTAACGAGTACCAGGCTAACCGGGTGTGGTATTCTGATGAAACCCTGGATCTGATTAAAAAAGCATATCCGCACTGTCAACCCTACCAAAAACCTCCTGAAGAACTCATCAAGCAGGCAGAAGCCATATATGCTCAAAAAAGATATAAAAGACCGGAAGCTTTCCAGTATTCATCAGAAGATAAGGAGAAGTTCATAGCCCTATACGGTGAGCAGAAGTGGGATGAATTCTTCAAGAGGTAAACCATTTAATAAGTGGCAACCGGGGAGTTATTTAAAATGACTGATGTACACCCTACAGCTGAGGTACAGCCTACAGAATTCAACATCAATTACCAGATTCCAAAGCAGGATTATCTTTTTCATATAAAATGGGAAGAAAATCGATTGTCATATAACGAATTCAATCCACTAGGTGGGATAAATCACCAGAGGGTTATATATCCTGAACTTGACGATTGGGCTGAATTCTGGCAGGTTATGGATGACTTGGAAGTCTGGAACTGGTACGAGGAGTACCTTGTCAGCTGTGGGGATAGTTGTGTGGTGGGGGATGAATGGGAAGTGAGCATGTGGTGGAAAGATCAAAGGATGGAATCCCACGGTGCCAACAGTTACCCCAACACCTTCCAAGAGTTCCTCAAGGCCACTGAAGAGTTAACTGGCATTCTTATTGAATTTATTCAGGAAGACTAGGATGAACATGGGTTTCTTTAGGTTTCCTGATGGTATATATTGTTAGATGTCCTGTTAACTTGCCAAGTTCTTTTCTAGAATTTAATGTAGAATTTTCATGAGGTAGATACATCGGGGTAAAATTACGTGGATGATTCTTAATAATTGCAAATACGTGGAGGGGAGTATCAGTAAGGTAGGAGTTGTAAAGGGTGGCTGGTGGTAAAATATTATAGTTTAAACCGATGATCTATTTTATGGGAGGAAATTTTTCATGCCTAAAATTGAAATCGACCAAAATCTGTGCACCAAGTGCGGCACATGTGTAAGCAACTGCCCGGTAAGCATCTTCCAGAGGGATGATGAAGATTCAATCCCCCAAGTGATTGACCCTGATAACTGCATACTGTGTGGCATGTGTGTGGATAACTGCCCGGAAGATGCGGTGAAACACGAAAATTTCTAAATTTAAGAATTAACTTTTAGATTAATGGTTCTTTTTGTTTAATCACATTTGATTACTCTTTTTGTTTAATTACCTTTATTCCGGTTTCAAATCCTTTTTTTATACCTCAGTTCTTTAAATTTAACGGTGAACTTGGTTCCCTGAGTTAAATCCAGGCTGATATTTCCATCAATCTGTCTGGTTAAGCTGTTCACCAGTTCCAATCCCAGGGTTTCTGTATTCCTATAGTCCAGATCAGAAGGGAAGCCCACCCCATCATCGCTCACTGTTAATGTGAATTTACGGGCATCATCCTTTACTGGCTCCTGTTTGAGGGATACTCTTATTTCCCCCTCCTGGCCCTCAGGGAATGCGTACTTCACACTGTTAGTGAAAAGCTCGCTTACTATAAGGCCACAGGGAACTGCAGTTTCCATGTTCAGGTTAACATCATCCACATCCACCACTAACTTGATTCTATCGGCATCCCCATTGTAGGAGTAGAACAACTCGTACACCAGCCGGGTGATGTAATCCTCGAATTTGATGTGGGTGAAATCCTTGGACTGGTATAGGTTTTCATGGATCATGGCCATGGACTTAACCCGGTTCTGGCTCTCCTTGAGTATACTGGTG encodes:
- a CDS encoding FumA C-terminus/TtdB family hydratase beta subunit, with the protein product MIVHLETPLKREDTQKLRIKDSVYISGTIYTARDSAHKRIIESGSPVTLEGAVIFHAGPIIKQEGEDYHMVAVGPTTSTRMNPYQAEVLDQGAQAVIGKGGMDDNTAEALKRNGAVFLAAVGGCAALYVSSVVKIKGVHWLDLGVPEAVWELEVKDFGPLIVTMDSVGSNLYQEARKKSNPQG
- a CDS encoding ferredoxin family protein produces the protein MPKIEIDQNLCTKCGTCVSNCPVSIFQRDDEDSIPQVIDPDNCILCGMCVDNCPEDAVKHENF
- a CDS encoding DUF6282 family protein, with translation MNPSDEVKESKLLDGFIDTHIHTSPDVKPRLLTDYEAALEAKERGMRTIVLKSHVEPTAGRAHLTSMMTGLPVMGGVTLNLNLGGLNMEAVRSTALMGGKIVWLPTVHHQEIKLDTDALEEILHLVKDYGMVLATGHLSPPEIFQVLDLCRSLQVEKVLVNHPLTRVVGASLDQQKEMARHAYLEHCWVATMPCHDNLSPEVMFEAIREVGAKHCILATDFGQAHNPSPVQGMQMMIASMVKQGISWEEIILMCSNNPENLLFK